One Sodalinema gerasimenkoae IPPAS B-353 DNA segment encodes these proteins:
- a CDS encoding two-component system response regulator, with product MPQDNTNADSYRGDILIVDDTPENLKFLSKTLSEQRYKVRSVTDGKMALRVANAAPVNLILLDVKMPEMDGYEVCTQLKKHDKTKHIPIIFISALDDMLDKVRAFNVGGVDYITKPFHVEEVLARIETHLSLENAKTEILKLNTELENRVRQRTHQLEKEISARQEAQERLLHLALHDSLTELPNRVLFMKQLGRILEQSQQNQDHYFSLMLLDCDHFKVVNDSLGHLVGDRLLIAVARRIQTCLPPGVMLARLGGDEFAILIEEDTPRGDRALTLADTIQQELSYPFQLGSQENFTNVSVGIVLSHPNYEQPEHLLRDADSAMYEAKAKGKASQRIFDPRMYTQAIVRLQMETDLRRAIERGEFVLYYQPIICLKTRQVAGLEALIRWEHPNRGLLLPGEFLPIAQDSDLMSRIDIWVLREACLQLKSWQDNANLSDSIFMSTNLSVHNFLQGDIIEQISDILIETGVSGHCLELEITEESIIRNPIRVNSILNQLKNRNIKFSIDDFGTGYSSLSYLHQFSVDSLKIDRSFIEGISPQGSSPSNIKIAHTIVQLAENLQLSVIAEGIETLEQLSVLEDLDCTYGQGYYFSRPLPAEAALNFLTYCQQSG from the coding sequence ATGCCTCAGGACAATACAAACGCCGATAGTTATCGAGGAGATATCCTAATTGTTGACGATACTCCTGAGAACTTAAAATTTCTTTCTAAGACTCTCTCCGAGCAGCGATATAAAGTTCGCAGTGTGACGGATGGAAAAATGGCGTTGCGGGTTGCAAATGCCGCTCCCGTTAACTTGATTCTTCTGGATGTTAAAATGCCAGAGATGGATGGCTATGAGGTTTGTACCCAGCTTAAAAAGCACGATAAAACTAAACATATTCCTATTATTTTTATTAGTGCCTTGGATGATATGCTTGACAAGGTAAGAGCTTTTAATGTGGGAGGAGTTGATTATATTACCAAGCCTTTTCACGTTGAGGAAGTCTTAGCTCGCATCGAAACTCATCTGAGTTTAGAGAACGCCAAGACAGAGATTTTAAAACTCAACACTGAGTTGGAAAATCGTGTTAGACAACGGACCCATCAACTGGAAAAAGAAATCTCTGCCCGTCAAGAAGCTCAAGAAAGATTGCTACATCTCGCCCTTCATGATTCGTTAACAGAGCTGCCCAATCGAGTGTTGTTTATGAAGCAACTGGGGCGAATTTTAGAGCAGAGCCAACAGAATCAAGATCATTACTTCTCCTTAATGTTGCTAGACTGTGATCACTTTAAGGTGGTGAATGATTCCTTAGGGCATCTGGTGGGCGATCGCCTCCTGATTGCTGTGGCTCGGCGAATCCAAACCTGTTTGCCCCCTGGGGTGATGTTGGCAAGACTGGGGGGCGATGAGTTTGCGATTTTGATTGAAGAGGATACTCCCAGGGGCGATCGCGCCCTAACTCTCGCGGATACAATCCAACAGGAGCTGAGTTATCCCTTTCAACTGGGATCTCAGGAAAACTTTACCAATGTCAGTGTCGGTATTGTCCTGAGTCACCCCAACTATGAGCAGCCAGAACATTTATTACGCGATGCTGACTCGGCCATGTATGAGGCGAAAGCCAAGGGGAAAGCTAGTCAGCGAATCTTTGACCCCAGGATGTACACCCAGGCGATCGTTCGTTTGCAAATGGAAACGGATTTACGGCGGGCGATCGAGCGGGGAGAATTTGTCTTGTATTACCAGCCTATTATCTGTCTTAAAACCAGGCAGGTTGCCGGGTTAGAAGCCCTCATCCGCTGGGAGCATCCCAATCGCGGTTTATTACTTCCCGGAGAGTTTTTACCGATCGCCCAAGATAGTGATCTCATGAGTCGGATTGACATCTGGGTCTTGCGGGAAGCCTGCTTACAACTAAAAAGTTGGCAAGACAATGCCAATTTATCAGATTCTATTTTTATGTCCACTAATCTGTCTGTCCATAATTTTTTACAGGGAGATATTATCGAGCAAATCTCTGATATTTTGATTGAAACAGGAGTTTCAGGGCATTGTTTAGAGCTGGAAATTACGGAAGAAAGCATTATCAGAAATCCCATTCGTGTTAACTCTATTTTGAATCAACTCAAAAATCGAAATATAAAATTTAGTATTGACGACTTTGGGACAGGGTATTCCTCTTTAAGCTATTTACATCAATTCTCCGTTGATAGTCTTAAAATAGACCGCTCCTTTATTGAAGGGATTTCTCCTCAAGGGTCCTCGCCTAGCAATATTAAAATTGCCCATACCATTGTTCAACTCGCCGAAAATTTGCAATTATCCGTAATTGCGGAAGGAATTGAGACCCTAGAACAACTCTCAGTATTAGAGGATTTGGACTGTACCTATGGTCAAGGCTATTACTTTTCACGGCCTTTACCAGCGGAGGCAGCGTTAAACTTTCTCACCTACTGTCAGCAGTCGGGTTAG
- a CDS encoding group I truncated hemoglobin encodes MTSLFERLGGEPAVDAAVDKFYGRVLQDDRIKHFFDDTDMARQRQHQKAFLTYALGGGNYTGRSMRSAHKALVEERGLKAEHFDAVAEDLLITLKEMGVSDDLLSEVAAVVGNVQHKKDVLNQ; translated from the coding sequence ATGACCAGTTTATTTGAACGGCTTGGCGGAGAACCGGCAGTCGATGCCGCTGTAGACAAGTTCTACGGACGTGTGTTGCAGGACGATCGCATCAAACATTTTTTTGATGACACCGATATGGCTCGCCAGCGGCAACATCAGAAAGCCTTTCTCACCTACGCCTTGGGAGGTGGTAACTACACGGGACGCTCGATGCGATCGGCTCACAAGGCCTTGGTGGAAGAGCGAGGCCTAAAGGCAGAACATTTTGATGCTGTCGCTGAGGATCTGCTCATCACCCTGAAGGAGATGGGAGTTTCCGATGACTTACTCTCGGAAGTGGCTGCTGTAGTAGGGAATGTTCAGCATAAGAAAGATGTTCTGAATCAATAA
- a CDS encoding energy transducer TonB, which translates to MSDPSPDISQVIDYRHRSLTYSLRIWWRWGGLSLGTHLLLWGLLNSWRVMPSPPTQTTEEAIVPIEWVTLETTPETTDEESSELSQDPDQESASPDTASSDEIATIPQSPTPQPTPVPTPVPTPQPTPEPTPEPTPQPTPEPTPEPTPVPTPVPTPQPTPVPTPVPTPEPTPEPTPQPTPVPTPVPTPEPTPVPTPVPTPEPTPEPTPQPTPVPTPIPTPEPTPVPTPVPTPEPTPQPTPEATPVPTPAPTPAPTPQPTPVPTPEPTPGPWQILVVGDRTVADRDIPDNPPELIRASTETLARDLAPADLEPGTRLDVRLIIDTDGRAEVVLVFKQPGDQPLGSNYEQFAQRIINNWQFSPASNDGFGPVVSNHAVDLLIESP; encoded by the coding sequence GTGTCTGATCCCTCTCCCGATATCTCTCAAGTCATTGATTACCGTCATCGTTCTCTAACCTACTCTCTCCGCATCTGGTGGCGATGGGGCGGACTGTCCCTGGGAACCCATCTCCTACTCTGGGGACTTCTCAACAGTTGGCGGGTGATGCCCTCTCCCCCAACCCAAACTACTGAGGAGGCGATTGTTCCTATTGAATGGGTGACCTTAGAGACAACGCCAGAGACAACAGACGAGGAGTCCTCCGAGTTATCACAAGACCCGGATCAGGAGTCTGCCTCTCCAGACACCGCAAGTTCTGATGAGATTGCCACAATTCCCCAATCTCCCACGCCCCAGCCAACACCAGTTCCTACTCCGGTTCCTACGCCCCAGCCAACACCTGAACCCACACCCGAACCTACGCCCCAGCCAACACCTGAACCCACACCCGAACCAACACCAGTTCCAACTCCGGTTCCTACGCCCCAGCCAACACCAGTTCCAACTCCGGTTCCAACACCTGAACCCACACCCGAACCCACGCCCCAGCCAACACCAGTTCCTACTCCGGTTCCTACGCCCGAACCCACACCAGTTCCAACTCCGGTTCCAACACCTGAACCCACACCCGAACCCACGCCCCAGCCAACACCAGTTCCTACTCCAATTCCGACACCCGAACCCACACCAGTTCCTACTCCGGTTCCGACACCTGAACCCACTCCCCAACCCACTCCAGAAGCAACACCAGTTCCTACTCCAGCCCCAACCCCAGCCCCAACCCCTCAACCCACCCCAGTTCCAACACCTGAACCTACTCCAGGCCCTTGGCAAATTCTAGTAGTGGGCGATCGCACCGTTGCCGACCGTGATATTCCCGACAATCCCCCTGAACTGATTCGTGCCTCAACCGAAACCCTTGCCCGAGATCTGGCCCCAGCAGACTTAGAACCCGGAACCCGACTCGACGTTCGCCTAATCATTGATACCGACGGACGGGCCGAAGTGGTCTTAGTCTTCAAACAGCCTGGAGATCAGCCATTGGGTTCCAACTATGAACAGTTTGCCCAGAGGATTATCAATAATTGGCAATTCTCCCCTGCCAGTAACGATGGCTTCGGGCCAGTTGTCTCTAACCACGCCGTAGACCTCCTGATCGAGTCTCCCTAG
- a CDS encoding DUF6798 domain-containing protein, which yields MIKSESVLFQAKFFVYLGFLITSFIAYGYQLASDNLLNHFPYIDILLDRDLYPHDFYVQEFTRFSPRYYYQLCVVGLMSLGIPLSWIYLSVYACTYSGFVLGLFTLAQKFQASLATAALVTFLCLNSPVGTVGFVSLFKTEPVPAIWAISLTVWGFVFCVSRRWILGYFFFGLASLFQILVGVFPGILILPWLLKDAYSQRKLQKLILPLLILGIGAGAVYIPMKLTGLTGSEALSHQEFINIYGVIRHPHHIIFSRFQHPQWLNFWVFSSLAILNCITLKTVALNEKYKLLSPILAGLLILPLGYIFVEIYPITFFAKLQLARVTPFMQLFGLLGFGLLAQELFRKKSVGSVILMATLLVLPNLALAPILLILILTNLWLPRIPKIQSWIALGITASLLTVQIQDNPSQSIRDLGWLAVLWGCLMIPAGVQKLESNLHKFQRISRLFPGLMYSIGLVPLLILIFGLGGWLPRSLQNPFDGRVERQWFHNSDLYRLGHHIQDITPKDSLILVPDSSHEFRAYSKRSVVFTIKSLPFSDAGIQEWFRRWQKMREQAPTYRQHTLEQLVTLAQEFEADYVLTQEDWHPDIPYLVIASEGDWVLFQVPSSDSEALLQSEEL from the coding sequence ATGATCAAGTCAGAATCCGTTTTGTTTCAAGCTAAGTTTTTTGTCTATCTTGGATTTTTGATTACATCGTTCATCGCTTATGGTTATCAGTTGGCCTCTGATAATCTCCTGAATCATTTTCCTTATATTGACATTTTACTCGATCGAGATTTATATCCTCATGACTTTTATGTTCAGGAGTTTACTCGATTCTCACCTCGATACTATTACCAACTTTGTGTCGTAGGATTGATGAGCTTGGGGATTCCTTTATCCTGGATTTATTTGAGTGTCTATGCCTGCACTTATAGTGGATTTGTACTAGGTCTATTTACCCTGGCTCAAAAATTTCAAGCCTCTCTAGCAACTGCCGCACTCGTCACATTTCTCTGCCTGAATTCTCCTGTAGGAACAGTCGGTTTTGTCTCCCTCTTCAAGACTGAACCAGTCCCTGCAATTTGGGCAATTAGCCTTACTGTTTGGGGATTCGTGTTTTGTGTTTCTCGCCGCTGGATTTTAGGATATTTTTTCTTCGGTTTAGCCAGCTTATTTCAGATTTTGGTCGGAGTATTCCCAGGCATTCTTATCCTTCCATGGCTTCTTAAAGATGCTTACAGCCAGCGAAAGCTTCAAAAGCTGATTTTACCACTACTCATCCTAGGGATAGGTGCTGGAGCGGTCTATATCCCTATGAAACTGACTGGACTCACAGGCAGCGAAGCCTTGAGCCATCAAGAATTCATAAATATTTATGGAGTCATACGCCACCCACATCATATTATTTTTTCTCGGTTTCAACATCCACAATGGCTAAATTTTTGGGTGTTTTCAAGTTTAGCTATTCTCAATTGTATTACCTTAAAAACTGTCGCATTAAACGAAAAATATAAACTGTTATCACCGATTCTAGCTGGACTCTTGATATTACCCCTGGGATATATTTTTGTAGAGATTTATCCAATTACCTTCTTTGCAAAATTGCAACTTGCACGAGTCACCCCATTTATGCAGTTGTTTGGATTGTTGGGATTTGGATTGTTAGCACAAGAGTTGTTCCGAAAAAAAAGTGTTGGCTCGGTTATCCTGATGGCAACACTTTTAGTCCTACCGAACTTAGCCTTGGCTCCAATTTTGCTTATCCTGATTCTGACGAATCTCTGGCTTCCCAGGATTCCTAAAATTCAGAGCTGGATCGCCTTAGGGATCACCGCCAGTCTTTTAACTGTCCAGATTCAAGACAACCCCAGTCAATCGATTCGCGATCTAGGTTGGTTAGCGGTTCTCTGGGGATGCTTAATGATTCCGGCAGGGGTACAAAAACTTGAGTCTAATCTCCATAAATTTCAACGGATTTCTCGACTATTTCCAGGTTTGATGTATAGTATCGGATTAGTTCCATTATTGATTCTGATTTTCGGATTAGGGGGGTGGCTACCGCGTTCCTTACAAAATCCCTTCGATGGTCGCGTAGAGCGACAGTGGTTCCACAACTCAGATCTCTACCGTTTAGGACATCATATTCAGGATATAACCCCGAAGGATAGTTTGATTTTAGTGCCGGACTCAAGTCACGAGTTTCGAGCCTATTCTAAACGCTCCGTGGTCTTTACTATCAAAAGTCTGCCCTTTAGCGACGCGGGTATACAGGAGTGGTTTAGGCGATGGCAGAAGATGCGGGAGCAGGCCCCAACCTATCGGCAACATACCCTGGAACAACTGGTTACGTTGGCTCAGGAGTTCGAGGCTGACTATGTCCTAACTCAGGAAGATTGGCATCCTGATATCCCCTATCTTGTGATTGCAAGCGAAGGGGATTGGGTACTATTCCAGGTTCCTTCGTCTGATTCTGAAGCGTTACTTCAGTCAGAAGAGCTTTAA
- the der gene encoding ribosome biogenesis GTPase Der, with protein sequence MPRPIVAIIGRPNVGKSTIVNRLAGGKEAIVHDQPGITRDRTYKQAFWCDREFQVVDTGGLVFDDDSEFLPEIREQARLALAEAQVAIFVVDGQMGPTAADREIADWLRQQSVPVVLAVNKCESVDQGLIQAAEFWELGIGEPFPVSGIHGSGIGDVLDAVIAYLPQTLEEDEIEEVKVAIVGRPNVGKSSLLNAFVGQNRAIVSPISGTTRDTIDTLVEREGVRYRLIDTAGIRKKKHVDYGAEFFSINRAFKAIRRSDVVLLVIDAVDGVTEQDQKLMGRIVEEGRACVLVINKWDAIDKDSHTIYDYDQHIDSRFYYVSWAQRVYVSAHTGQRLQNILDLATIASTEHKRRVTTSVINEVLEDAVSWKSPPTNRQGRQGKIYYGTQVRSQPPTITLFVNDPKRFNDNYRRYIERQLREQLGFTGTPMRLIWRGKKPRDMETRGTSNRAVRV encoded by the coding sequence ATGCCACGTCCTATAGTTGCTATTATTGGTCGCCCGAATGTGGGGAAGTCGACCATTGTTAACCGCCTGGCCGGTGGTAAAGAAGCCATTGTTCATGATCAACCGGGGATTACCCGCGATCGCACCTACAAACAAGCCTTTTGGTGCGATCGCGAGTTCCAAGTGGTAGACACAGGCGGTCTCGTCTTCGATGACGATAGCGAATTTCTGCCCGAAATCCGAGAACAGGCCCGCCTCGCCCTCGCAGAAGCCCAGGTAGCTATCTTTGTGGTGGATGGGCAAATGGGGCCCACCGCCGCTGATCGGGAAATTGCCGATTGGTTGCGTCAGCAGTCGGTTCCAGTGGTTCTCGCGGTCAATAAATGTGAATCCGTTGACCAAGGGTTAATCCAAGCGGCAGAATTTTGGGAGTTGGGCATCGGTGAACCGTTCCCCGTCTCCGGGATTCATGGTAGCGGCATTGGAGATGTCCTCGATGCGGTGATCGCCTATCTCCCGCAAACCCTGGAGGAAGACGAAATCGAGGAAGTCAAGGTGGCGATCGTGGGTCGGCCCAATGTGGGCAAATCTAGCCTTCTCAATGCCTTTGTGGGGCAGAATCGGGCTATTGTCAGCCCCATCTCAGGAACCACTCGCGACACCATTGATACTCTTGTGGAACGAGAGGGAGTCCGTTACCGCCTCATTGATACCGCTGGTATCCGCAAAAAGAAACATGTGGACTACGGGGCTGAGTTTTTCAGTATCAACCGGGCTTTCAAAGCGATTCGGCGATCGGATGTGGTCTTATTAGTCATTGATGCCGTCGATGGGGTGACGGAACAGGATCAGAAACTGATGGGCCGTATCGTGGAGGAAGGACGGGCCTGTGTGTTGGTCATCAACAAATGGGATGCGATCGACAAGGACTCCCACACCATCTATGACTATGACCAACATATTGATAGTCGTTTCTATTATGTCAGTTGGGCGCAACGGGTTTATGTCAGTGCCCACACGGGACAACGGCTGCAAAATATTCTGGATTTGGCCACCATTGCCAGTACGGAACATAAACGCCGGGTGACGACCTCTGTCATCAATGAGGTTTTGGAGGATGCGGTTTCCTGGAAATCTCCCCCCACCAACCGTCAAGGTCGCCAGGGGAAAATCTATTACGGCACTCAGGTTCGCAGCCAGCCACCCACGATTACCCTATTTGTCAACGATCCCAAACGGTTCAACGACAACTACCGTCGCTACATTGAACGTCAACTGCGGGAACAGCTAGGCTTCACGGGAACTCCCATGCGACTCATTTGGCGAGGGAAGAAGCCCCGCGACATGGAAACCCGAGGCACGTCCAACCGCGCCGTGCGAGTTTAA
- a CDS encoding cbb3-type cytochrome c oxidase subunit I → MTNPTLDLKVARSPITRFSLPAWLVLVCVVTFTVLIGAGAAIYKNAPPIPATIVSPQQESVLTQENIQLGQETYLARGGQHIGSIWGHGSYLAPDWTADVLHRWGLATAGILYQDNPDFTQADWESLSRIEQAQLQVEVQQDFKTNRYDSESQALTLTAAQTRGLTKVFEDYHDLLSRGSVTHSIPSGWFTDDDQIRNVTAFFTWTAWAAAANRPNAPFSYTANFPHDDLIGNQAPPQFLIWSIVSIIVLIAAIALFLFIYLTQEDAEEVQTVAERPSIRIATPSQKVTTLFFGVAMTLFLVQMLMGMVTAHYAVEGDGFYGVPLQDYLPYAASRTWHLQLAVFWIATALALMLFALREITPDRAWNETWFNRSFWSINIGLVIMMVFGLIPSGFYQLVQSVNHGTWYARSAEVIGSAWMHWTVWLRIPGDIVFALGALLMVVCVLPAIVAIFQEPTQPQPRESVVPDPS, encoded by the coding sequence ATGACAAATCCAACCCTTGACCTCAAGGTGGCGCGATCGCCGATTACGCGATTCAGTCTACCTGCCTGGTTAGTGCTGGTATGCGTGGTCACTTTCACGGTACTCATTGGGGCCGGGGCCGCCATCTACAAAAATGCTCCCCCCATTCCCGCAACAATTGTCTCGCCTCAACAGGAGAGCGTTCTCACTCAGGAGAATATCCAACTCGGACAAGAAACCTATCTCGCCCGAGGCGGACAGCATATTGGTAGTATTTGGGGCCATGGAAGTTATCTCGCCCCCGACTGGACTGCTGATGTCCTCCACCGTTGGGGACTGGCCACCGCCGGCATTCTCTATCAAGATAATCCCGACTTCACTCAAGCAGACTGGGAATCTCTGTCACGGATTGAACAAGCTCAACTCCAAGTTGAGGTGCAACAGGACTTCAAAACCAATCGCTATGACAGTGAAAGCCAGGCCCTAACCCTCACCGCTGCCCAAACTCGGGGACTGACAAAGGTTTTTGAGGACTATCACGATCTGTTATCCCGGGGATCTGTAACTCATTCGATTCCCAGTGGTTGGTTCACTGACGACGACCAAATCCGCAATGTTACGGCCTTCTTCACCTGGACGGCTTGGGCCGCGGCCGCCAATCGTCCCAATGCTCCCTTTTCCTATACAGCCAACTTTCCCCATGACGACTTGATCGGCAACCAAGCCCCGCCGCAATTCCTAATTTGGTCGATTGTGTCGATTATTGTCTTGATTGCGGCGATCGCCCTCTTCCTATTTATCTATCTCACTCAAGAAGATGCAGAAGAGGTACAAACCGTCGCTGAACGGCCCAGTATTCGCATCGCCACCCCCAGTCAAAAAGTCACGACCCTTTTTTTTGGAGTAGCCATGACTCTCTTTCTGGTCCAGATGCTCATGGGAATGGTGACGGCTCACTATGCCGTCGAAGGGGATGGTTTCTATGGCGTTCCCCTCCAGGACTACCTTCCTTACGCCGCCTCCCGAACCTGGCATTTACAACTGGCTGTGTTCTGGATTGCCACCGCCTTAGCCTTGATGCTGTTTGCCCTACGGGAGATTACCCCCGATCGCGCCTGGAATGAAACCTGGTTTAATCGCTCCTTCTGGAGTATCAACATCGGCTTAGTGATAATGATGGTGTTCGGCCTAATTCCCAGTGGCTTCTACCAACTGGTGCAATCGGTCAATCATGGAACCTGGTATGCTCGCAGTGCCGAGGTCATTGGTTCGGCCTGGATGCACTGGACAGTCTGGCTGCGGATTCCTGGCGATATTGTCTTTGCTCTAGGGGCCTTGTTGATGGTGGTCTGCGTCTTGCCGGCGATCGTTGCCATTTTCCAAGAACCCACTCAACCACAACCCCGAGAATCCGTAGTTCCCGATCCATCTTAG
- the glmU gene encoding bifunctional UDP-N-acetylglucosamine diphosphorylase/glucosamine-1-phosphate N-acetyltransferase GlmU, whose amino-acid sequence MVAVAILAAGRGTRMKSSLPKVLHPLGGRSLIERVLGSLDPIAPDRIFPIIGYQGDRVQDALSHYPNLEFVQQSQQLGTGHAVQQLLPYLEGYEGELLVLNGDVPLLRTSTLQQLLQTHRDRRNAATVLTAQHPTPQGYGRVFCDRRNVFEQIVEDRDCTTAQKQNPRINAGIYCFDWQKLAQILPNLKTNNDQGEYYITDAVNYLNPVTVVDVDDYQEIFGVNDRKQLAVAYDILQTRLKDEAMASGVTLVDPHSITLDDTIVLEPDTIIEPNSHIRGNSVIQSGSRIGPGSLIENSHIGENVTVLYSVVSDSIVAADSRIGPYTHLRGQAEIGQGCRIGNFVEIKQTQVGDKTNVAHLAYLGNATLGEKVNIGAGTITANYDGVNKHPTHIGKGSKTGSNSVLVAPVTLGEDVTVAAGSVVTKDVPDDSLVVARSRQVVRRGWRMTPKTNPKAQNA is encoded by the coding sequence ATGGTAGCGGTAGCAATTCTGGCGGCCGGACGGGGAACCCGCATGAAATCTTCACTCCCGAAAGTCTTGCATCCCCTGGGCGGACGTTCTCTGATCGAGCGTGTCTTAGGGAGTTTAGACCCCATCGCCCCCGATCGCATCTTCCCCATCATTGGCTACCAGGGCGATCGCGTCCAAGACGCCCTCAGCCACTATCCCAACCTAGAATTTGTCCAGCAATCCCAACAACTCGGAACCGGCCATGCGGTTCAACAGCTTCTCCCCTACCTAGAGGGATATGAAGGGGAACTGCTCGTTCTCAACGGCGATGTTCCCCTACTGCGGACGAGCACCCTGCAACAGCTTCTGCAAACCCACCGCGATCGCCGCAACGCTGCCACTGTCCTCACCGCCCAACATCCCACCCCCCAAGGGTACGGACGCGTCTTCTGCGATCGCCGCAACGTCTTTGAACAGATTGTCGAAGATCGCGACTGTACCACCGCCCAGAAACAGAACCCCCGCATCAACGCCGGAATCTATTGTTTCGACTGGCAAAAACTGGCCCAAATCCTCCCCAACCTCAAAACCAACAACGATCAGGGGGAATATTACATCACTGACGCCGTCAACTACCTCAACCCTGTTACCGTCGTTGATGTAGACGACTACCAAGAGATTTTTGGCGTCAACGATCGCAAACAACTCGCCGTCGCCTACGACATCCTACAAACCCGTCTCAAAGACGAAGCCATGGCCAGCGGTGTCACTCTCGTTGATCCCCACAGCATCACCCTTGACGACACCATCGTCCTCGAACCCGATACCATCATCGAACCCAACTCCCACATTCGCGGTAACAGTGTCATCCAAAGCGGAAGCCGCATTGGGCCAGGAAGCCTGATCGAAAACAGTCATATTGGCGAGAATGTAACCGTTCTCTATTCCGTCGTCTCCGATAGTATTGTGGCTGCCGACAGCCGCATTGGCCCCTACACTCATCTACGCGGCCAGGCGGAGATTGGCCAAGGCTGTCGCATCGGTAACTTTGTGGAAATCAAACAAACCCAGGTGGGAGACAAGACTAATGTGGCCCACCTGGCTTATCTTGGCAACGCTACCCTCGGCGAGAAGGTCAACATCGGGGCGGGAACCATCACCGCCAACTATGACGGTGTCAACAAACACCCCACCCACATCGGCAAGGGCAGCAAAACTGGGTCTAATAGCGTCCTCGTCGCCCCCGTTACCCTCGGAGAAGATGTCACTGTCGCCGCTGGTTCTGTGGTCACCAAAGATGTTCCAGACGACAGCCTCGTCGTCGCGCGATCGCGGCAGGTGGTGCGTCGCGGTTGGCGGATGACCCCGAAAACCAACCCCAAAGCCCAAAACGCCTAA